A single region of the Deinococcus roseus genome encodes:
- a CDS encoding SIR2 family protein — MTILRNLLEQSRKRRTALEAIMRSSPEKTVIFTGAGMSTGKELYPGWGDLVARLAIKCGVPNFTEDSDYLDTADTAQRNDHVTYKQVILDYFGSFKPILQVSVSLLSDLKSRIYVTTNWDDSLALQLMSREVGVHILDDCKVENITTSGTHLFHPHGKINFGAAEFDIILTRSEFNKYYRINRKIYNFFYNLFLHHDVVFFGFSASDEYIREVLMDIKKHEKASGVKRNRFLFMHLPVRLPKRATQNYYLDLTKIEERENQFNELGIQLVWYDSSQDHKEVTDIVSSWILLQNKSQKDTSLGVNSGNV, encoded by the coding sequence CGTAAGCGCAGGACCGCACTTGAAGCAATCATGCGGTCCTCTCCTGAAAAAACAGTCATTTTCACCGGTGCGGGCATGTCAACTGGAAAAGAACTTTATCCAGGATGGGGTGACTTAGTCGCCCGCCTAGCAATCAAATGTGGTGTGCCAAATTTCACTGAGGACTCGGATTATCTTGATACAGCGGATACAGCTCAACGCAATGACCATGTGACTTATAAGCAAGTTATTTTAGATTATTTTGGAAGCTTTAAGCCCATCTTGCAGGTTTCTGTGTCGCTTCTGTCTGATTTGAAAAGCAGAATATATGTTACCACCAATTGGGACGACAGTTTAGCTTTACAGCTCATGAGCAGGGAAGTTGGGGTTCATATCCTTGATGATTGCAAAGTGGAGAACATTACTACAAGCGGCACACACTTGTTTCACCCTCACGGTAAAATTAATTTTGGAGCTGCTGAATTTGACATCATTCTGACGCGAAGTGAATTTAACAAATATTACCGAATAAACCGAAAAATATATAATTTCTTTTACAATCTATTTTTACATCATGATGTCGTATTTTTTGGCTTCAGTGCATCAGATGAATACATACGAGAAGTTTTGATGGATATTAAAAAACACGAAAAAGCCTCTGGAGTTAAAAGAAATAGGTTTTTGTTTATGCATCTGCCAGTAAGACTTCCAAAAAGAGCGACACAAAATTACTACTTGGATCTGACCAAAATTGAAGAGCGAGAAAATCAATTTAACGAATTGGGCATACAGTTGGTCTGGTATGACAGCAGTCAGGATCACAAAGAGGTAACAGATATAGTCTCATCGTGGATCCTTTTGCAAAACAAATCTCAAAAAGACACCAGTCTAGGGGTAAACAGTGGAAATGTTTAA